TCAGGCGTCGTCACTCGACGGCGACCCCTGCCGCTTACCCCTTGGCCGCGGCATCCACCCGAGGAGCTCCATGCCCGTCGTCCTCTCCGCCGCTCCCGCCGGCTGGTTCCCCGACGGATCCGGTCAGCTCCGCTACTGGGACGGATCCGCGTGGACGCAGCACGTCGCGCCGATGGTCCAGCCTGCCGCGACGCAGGCGCCCGCTCCGAGCGAGGCCGCGACGGCGGCCGTCGTCGCGTCGCAGCAGGCCGATGCCGCACGGAACGCGCAGGCCGCTGAGGCCGCCCACGACAAGGCCATGCGAGCCGCCGAGGCTGCGCAGGCGAAGGCCGTCCGCGCCGCGGAGGCCGAGCAACAGCGCGCCACCAAGCTCGCGCATCGCGAGGCGGCCATGCAGGCGAAGGCTGCGGAGCGCGAGGCGGCGGCTCGGGAGAAGAGCGCTCGAGCGGCCGCGGCGACCGCCGCGATGCCCGTGCAGCCTCGCACGCGTGCCAGCGCGGTGCCGGCCGCCCCTGCCGCCCCGAACGCCGTCCTCACCGACACGCGCCCCAGCCGCCACCCGGCGACCACCTGGGTCATCGCGGCGGCTGTCGCGCTGGCGGTGCTGATCACCACGGCGATCGGCGGATTCGGCGGCATGTTCGTGTCCGTCGGACTGGTCGCCCTGATCACCGCGCTGTACCCGCTCTTCACCGGCCGACGCAGCTGGGTCCCGGCGCTGGCTACGCGCCCCCGCAACAGCGCGACGGCAGCTGGCGCGATCCTGCTCCTGATCATCGGCGCCGCCGTCCCCGTGGCCGCATTGGCACCCGGTCCGCGCCAGGCGGATGCGATCTCCGCCAGCGCGAGTCCGACCCCGACCGCCACCCCGACGCCCACCGTGACGCCGACCCCGGTGGTCCACGTCGTAGAGGACGTCAACGCGAAGTCCGCCACGGACGCACGCGCGCTGCTGCGCGAGGCCGGCTACGTCGTCCAGTACGTGCTCGAGACGGGCGGGGTGCCGAGCGTCACCGACGGCATGACCGTGAAGTCGCAGAATCCAGTCGCTGGATCGCGCACGGCCGCGGGATCCACGGTGACGCTCACGCTGCTGGCGCTCGCGCCGACTCCGACGCCCGAGCCCACGGTCGCGCCGACGGTGGCGCCCGCGCCCCAGCCGGCGGCTCCCGCTCCGGCGCCTGTCGCTCCTGCTCCCGCTCCGGCACCCGCAGCTCCCGCGCCCGCCCCCGCGCAGCAGACCGGCGGCATCAACCCCGGCGGCTTCTGCTCGTCGGTGGGTGCCGTGGCGCAGGCCGACAACGGCCGCAGCTACAAGTGCGGCGGCAAGGGTGCCGACGCGAGCGGCCGGTACCACTGGAACACCATGTGATCCGGTCTCATGCGTCGTCGCCCCCACGTCTCCGAGCGGGGAGCGCGGAGGCCACCTGGCTGAAGTAGGGGAGCTGGCGCCACGCAGCGAGGTCGCCGATCACGAACAGCCGCCGGCGAGCGCGGCTCACCGCGACGTTGAGCAGGTTGACGCTCTCCGCGGCCCAGGCGCGCGCGCCGGGCTTGTCGGGATCACCACCGAGCACAAGCAGCACGACCTCGGCCTCGCGTCCCTGGGCGGTGTGGATGGTCCCCGCTGTCAGCCCCGGATAGTCGTACCTGAGAGAGCCGAGGCGATCCGCGACCGACCGGAAGGGCGAGATGGCGATGATCTCCTCCGCCTGGACGCCGAGCCCGAGCAGGTAGTCGATCGCG
This window of the Clavibacter sepedonicus genome carries:
- a CDS encoding DUF2510 domain-containing protein; translation: MPVVLSAAPAGWFPDGSGQLRYWDGSAWTQHVAPMVQPAATQAPAPSEAATAAVVASQQADAARNAQAAEAAHDKAMRAAEAAQAKAVRAAEAEQQRATKLAHREAAMQAKAAEREAAAREKSARAAAATAAMPVQPRTRASAVPAAPAAPNAVLTDTRPSRHPATTWVIAAAVALAVLITTAIGGFGGMFVSVGLVALITALYPLFTGRRSWVPALATRPRNSATAAGAILLLIIGAAVPVAALAPGPRQADAISASASPTPTATPTPTVTPTPVVHVVEDVNAKSATDARALLREAGYVVQYVLETGGVPSVTDGMTVKSQNPVAGSRTAAGSTVTLTLLALAPTPTPEPTVAPTVAPAPQPAAPAPAPVAPAPAPAPAAPAPAPAQQTGGINPGGFCSSVGAVAQADNGRSYKCGGKGADASGRYHWNTM